CAACTTCAAGTACTACTTTGGgatccttctcccatcttgTCACGTTCAGGGCCACAAAAACTGTTCGCCCGAGGTGCGAGGGCCTTTCCAATTTgtttatcttcttttcttcttcctccattaTGCCATCTATacattctcctcttgctgAGGACCATTCTCCTCGGAATCGAAATATTTCCATCCGCCATACATAGCGATGATAAGGGATCGTTGATAAGCATTGTGGTACCGAGCAGAAACCTGTTCGTGATCCTATCGTTCGCCTTTGTCTACAAAGTTGACAGAAGGATCGTTCGTTTCGCCATCCAACGAACTTGGCAGCTTTGTCTAatgcctcttccatcagATCTCTCTCTTGTTCAACCCTTTGCTCCCGTTCCATCTCTTCGCGGTGCGttctcattctctcctcttgaTTCTTTCCAATCTGCTTCTTCCGgcattcttttttcctcttgctctttctGCGCTCGGAGCTTCACTGCCATTTTTTCCTTGTCTTTTTCATCCTGTTGCGATAAGGAGTGGGAATTGTGTTTTGTTTCGTACAAACGAAGAGATCATCGGAAGTCTAAGCTCTTTAATAATGTCCAGTTAATAGTGCGCTTTGTGATtatattacgtaatatgGTCTCCCCAGGCTCTCTCGGATCAGTGACGCAAGAAGGAATCAGCAAAAAGAGCCAGTGATCGACGAGTGGATAAGGAGATGCGGACTGCGGCAGGGCATAACATATCTTCCGCTTCTGTAATCGTTGTATCGATATATTCAGCAGATACATAAATTCGAACCTTATCACACTGTGTGATGTCCGAGGACGCTGTGCCGAGTAAGCCCCTGCCCAAATCATTGAAAAGGGATAAGTAGTGGCAACTGACTGCCAGCTATTTTTGTCGCCGCCGATTGCAGTCAAAACATTACTGCAAACTGTCTTCAACGTGAGTACCCCTTCCAGTCAATTTTTGTGGATTGAAGGTCACGTCAGCTGATGCCGCATCAGTCTATCTTTGAAGTCATTCTGTTATGTGTTGCGGGTTATGTCCTTGCCCGCGCTGGGGTAACAGATAAAGCAACCCAGCGAAAGCTGAATGTCATTAACGTCTCCCTGTTCACCCCAGCTTTGTTGTTCTCAAAGGTAAGCTCCCACAGAGTTTGGGAGACGACTATCGCAATGCTAACTGGTGATTAATGACTGGCTAGGTGGCTTATTCTCTTACACCGGCAAAGCTGAAAGAATTATGGATCATCCCACTTGGGTGAGTGAAGCGCCGTTTCTCTGCAGACCTCTTCGTCCGCACTGTTCTGACTTGATTATTCACCTGAAACCGCTAGTTTCGTCCTCATTAGTGGTCTTTCGGCCTTAGTAGCCTGGTTGCTTGCCAAGGTGTTCCGGCTTTCCAGATCGCAGACGTACGTGGAGCGAAGAGTTTTATTGCGCACGTTCTCAGGAACAGGTGAAGCTGATGGTAATGTGGTTCCTTTAGGGCTTTTGCCATCTGTGCCTCAATGTTTCAAAATAGTAACTCTTTGCCAATTGCCTTGATCCAGGTCTGTATCCACATTCATGATAAtacattcatcatcaagtTGACTCTGCTGCTTAGGCTTTGGTGACTACTGTTCCCGGCCTCAAATGGGGATCCGACGACTCCAAAGATCAGATGTTGGGTCGAGCCCTCACCTATCTCGTTCTGTACTCCACGCTCGGCATGATGCTACGATGGTCGTGGGGTGTTAAACTGCTCTCTAATGCCGACGATGAGGTTGACCAGACTCAACATGGTCACGGCGCAGTCGGCCACACTGAGCTTGTACAATCACCTGGACACATTGAAGAGAATGGGCATGATGGCAGGTcgcctttctttccttctgaAGACGGCCAGGGATCGTGGAGACGTGACAGTTCACTCGGCGTAACACCGACTATGATTCGTgatccctcctcttccccaactACTCCGTTCGTTGTTCCTGGATCGGCACACTCTATGCATCCACCCCGAAGACAGTCAACTACCGGAGTAAGTATGAGAAGTCATTCGGTCACGAGTGCGACTAGGAGACCGAGACATCTAAGCAGGACTGAGAGTGGGCGAGAGTTTTGGGGACTGCCTGAAGCACCCAGACATCACGGGATCGAACTGATAGAGGAAGATAgcagtgatgaggaggacgaggaatgGGTACGTTTACATTTTCATATGCTTGAGAGGTCATTGACAAGGGGATAGGGGAATTACGCACAACCTAATCTTCGCCTTCGCCGCAGTCCTCCTTCCACAAAGTTTCAAGCTTATTGGCGTGGATTCCAAAAGAAGGCAGTGTCTGTTGGCAAGAGCCTGAACGCGTTCATGACTGTCCCCATGTATGCCGCGCTGCTGTCAATCTTCATTGCGATGGTACAGCCTTTGCAGCGGGAAATGGCCAAGTTTAAACCGCTAGAACAGGCGATCAAGAGTGCTGGACAATGTTCAAGTAAGCACCATCATTTGAGTTTATTTTCCACTTCTTATGATCTGATTGTCGTGTATACAGTCCCCGTCACTTTAGTGGTCTTAGGCGCTTTCTTCTACAGCCCGCCTCCtgcccatcctcctttctcCGGTCTTCACCTCGGCGATACTCCAGCCCAACCATCAAACTTTTTCGAGCGCAAGATTCGTGCCATCGCTGGCTTACATTCCTCTGATCATAAGGCCTATCCCCGAGAAAATCGAACCGTTTTTGTCGCGGTGATCAGTCGAATGATTATTGTGCCAATGCTAATGATGCCACTTTTGGCGTTGATGGCCAAGTATGACTTCTTCGAAGCGGCTGCAGACCCAGTTTTTGTGCTTTGTGCAGTGCTATTGGTTTCTTCTGTGAGTTCAACTTCAGACCACAAGTTTGCTTCTGGATTATGTTCAGATGACTGCGGAGGTATGATTTTGCTGACAGCTAAATTGGCGGTGCAGCCTCCGGCTCTGACGTTGGCACAGATCACTCAAGCGGCATCGGGTGATGCGTTTGAAAGATTGATATCCAAGACGATCAGCTGGTCATATGCTGTTCTAACACCGCCGTAAGTCCTTGATTTTCTATATACATTATCCTACGGAAGTGGCCATTTTGAACCTTCCTATTGATATTGGATTTGTCGCAGCTTGACGCTTATCTATGTTGTTATCGGACTGGTTTTCGGGAGATTGTAAGCAGAGTTTGAAATATGATCGAAAATATGCATAATCAGAGGAGCCGGACGGATGAAGCGCAAGCTGCAAACTGGACATGGGAATGAAACTTTACAAATGATCCCTCCAGACATTTTCATCTGTGATCATGTAGCATGTACTAGTATTACAGTGCCACTTAAGCAAATGTTTGTACTTGTACGAGTCGCGATATAATGGCGTACTGGTTCAGGCTGACGCAGATTACGACGGATCTGTTGTCTTTTTCTACGACTTGTGGTGCACGTGAGAGTCCCTTCTTAATTTTAAAAACTTTATGTCAAATTAGACACCATAAGAGGGCAAAGTAACACGAGAGACGCGACTATTTTCCTTGTTGAATAATTTTTATAGTAGGCCAATTTCAGGGTCTGCCTTTGCACAGACCGGTATTGGCCCGCCAGTAGTTCGGCGGCGCTGCATCGGTGCCATAAAGGACCTTGCTCGCTATAATAGAGATAATGATACAAGATGCATTGCATGCAGTGTCTTGTCGATATCACGTCTTTGCCGATAAGTCTTGAGCGGTTAGAGCCTAGCATCTAAACACGTCACGTCACGTccaataaaaaaaaaaaaggaaatcGGCACGCGCGCTGTATAACGAAAGGAAGCGGCTAGCGGGCGGTGACATTTGCTGCTTCCGGTGCGCGGGGCGTGGTCCCcactttccatcctttcaaGCCTGTTATTGCAAGCTATACTTCCGGAATTCTACGACGTCGCTCAAAGAGGAGGGCCTAGTGCAAGCGAATACTTGTGCCTTGTGAGGTGAGTATACTTGTATTGACTTCATCTGGAATGGATAACTGGTGGCTGGAGTGTTTGGATGTGGCCCCTGTTCCTGGAAAACAGGCGTTTCATGGCCGGCCGGGCTCTGCTTGGGCCTCGACGGGTGATGTGTGCGTGCGTTACTTGCTTCAGTTGTGGCGACGCtattctcttttccatcttccatttttcttcctacctcttctctttctatCGCCCATACATATACAGCTAACCATTCCTCCGCCCACATCAAACACAATCGCCAACCGCTTCCAACAGCGACAACACTCTTTACAGCAACCACCTCCACgcatcctttcttctttttcacccctcttcttttcataAACACCTCCTGTACACCGATCTCTCCAACACGGAGTTTGACGCGTTACAGTCTCAAAAACCTCCATCAAGCCCAACTTTACAACCGTAGAGCAAGTCTATACCCGCTGGCCGGTTTTTCACTTGCTCTGCATCCCACCGCGCCCCGACCAAGTTCAACCGAAACCTTTTTGGCGTTCTGTCTCTGGCACCACGTcgccttttcctccattcTCGTTGACCCCCATATATCCTACTACACATGCTCGTCCTGTCAAGGTACTAGCTCTATCTTTATCGCGCACCAACGTAAACCATAAGCATAATACGGACACTGCGATATTATCAACAACGAGAGCCAGGGGCTCTGTTTCAATGCGTCACCGTCGACAGCGATACGCACCGCCTTCGTTGGCGCTCGTATTTGTAGTATTTATTCTTGTAATAGTTGCAGAAGTTGGCGAAGCTTTGGAACatggaaggggagggaCGGGAGTAGAGAGGAGGGTGCATAACCAAACTAGGAGAAGGGCTATaggggggaagaagagacagtTTAATCTTATCAGCGAGCTCGAATGTGAGTCATGAGCGGCCGGAAGGGGATCCATATACAACTCTGACATTATTAGCAGCTTTGGGCTCCAGTGTCTCAAGTAATCTATTCGACCTTTTAGCCCCGACTACTTCCACAGAACATCTTGTTTCATCAGTGGAAAGTACATCGTTTGTTCAATCTTCGACACAGCCTGTGGCCACGTCTGTTGTTGAACACGCTACAAACCTCGTTCAATCTATCGCGATTTCAGCGTCTTCGGTCGAAAAATCTTCGACTACTGGGGCGCTAGCCACGTCGACGGTTGAGTTTCATTCAGCTACAGTGCTGTCCTCTTCCGACCAACTTCGCCCTGCTTCCCAGTCCACAACTGACGTTGAAAGCACATCTTCGGTCGGATATGCCGTCGCTTCAAATCAAGGGACTTCCACATCGCACAGCTCAGAAGCGACTTCCTCTTATTCTCCAGTAGCAAGCTCCAGTTCGGCTACCGCTTCACGTATATCATCTCTCGAAAACAGTTTTGAGACTTTCAGTCCTGCCTCCAGTGTTGCTTCTATCCTAGCATCTTCGGCCATTGAACTTAGTACCAAAACTTCGACGTCAATTCTTATGAGCCAATTGTCTTCGGCTCCGTCTTCTCAAGCAATTCTTGTTACTTCTGAGGCTATTGTCGAATCCACTACCAGTAAGTCTCAATTCAGGTCAAAACCTTTTCAAGTTTCAAATTTTTTGTCCGTTTCAAATTCAATTTTATCTTTGTCTCAAATTCTCTTTCGTTTTTCAATTTTACTTGATGGTTGGAGATGGCCATGCGTATTTGCGCATGTTGCGACCGTGAATGAAACTATCACAGCGCACTGGGGCCCAGCTTCGACTGTGGTTTGGGCGACAAAATCAAAAGGTAAAAGAAGGTACAGAGAAATGAGAAGGCAAGAATCCGGTCAAAcagaagagggagatgagaacaGGCGAGCGGTGGCGGAAACGGGCATCCAGACAGAGGGGGAGGATTTTGAGAATACCGCCACCAACGATATCGGGGAAGTGAGGGTGACAGCGGATCAGGTCTGGGGCATAACGAGTGCTGCGGCTTCAACGAGCTCTGCAGCTGCAGAGGTGACAAGCGCATTTGTAGAGGTCACCAGTGTCTCTGTGGGACAACAGATTACTAGTGTTGTTGCAGCGCCGACCACTGCAGCGATAATGGTCACAAGCGCCCAAATGGACACCCGGCCCATTGTCAATACCCAGGCAAATACACAAACGTCAACGCTTGACGAAGGTGTTTGGTCCTCTTCACCAGATGCCGTCGTTATTCTAAGTGCAccatcctccctctccacgGACAGTTCAGCTTTCTTAGTCACCTCTGCTACGGCATGGGACGCCGACACTTCGGTTTCAGTAACTGCTGCCAGCGCTCAATCAGGTCAGACATTACTTTCGAACTCTGGCTTAGTGACCTCGGCCGCAGTTGACGATAGCGGCTTAACgtctcttgctcttgaagTCCTTAGCACCTCAGCTTTTGGGCCACTAGTCAGTACGCAGTTAGGAGAGGGAATTTCTGTAGCGATGGAGACGGCATTGATTACGACTTTGGCGGTGGAGACAAATGCGTGGACATCGTCGGAGTCGCTTACAGTGACAGAGGGCGTGAACTCAGACGTGACGAACACTCAGTTGTTCAGCGAATCTTCGTCAAGCGCTATGGTATTATCAGACGTGAACCATCCGCCTTTGCAAACCTTGTCGGACCTTTCCATGTCTATTGGAGAACCAAGTTTTGTCCCCACTGCCTCTATAAAAATTTCCTCCAGCATCCTCTCAAACACGCTGCCCAACGTGGCTTTCTCTGCTAGTGATACGATGAGCTATACGTCCATCGAGCTTGGGGTCTCTTCCGCATACAATACATTTTTGTCGAGCCAGTCGAActtttcaacctcttcagcTCTTGACACTGCCTCCTCTACTGTGTCAGCGGTGACGAAGACTGATGGGCTGTCGGAATCCATGGCACTACCCTCGCTCAGTAGTGGCTTACCACCAACTACTGTGTTGTCTTCCGTTGGCGATCTATCAAGTTCAGCTACTTTGCCGGCCATTGTTTCAGTGATGATAACGGATGATGGTGTACCAATATCGACGACAGTAACGGTTTTTGAAAGTCCACCGGCGACTTCTTTGGAGACTTCCACTAGGAGCAACTGGTTGTCAGAGCCTTCGATTTTACTCGCGGAAAGTTACAGCCTGTTAAGGTCATCTGCGATAGGTACTGAGAGTAGCGAGGTACTCGTCTCCTCTGCAATTATTTTTGCGACAGAAAGCAATGGGCTTACAGGTTCAAGCTGGGTCGAAGGGACAAATATGACGACGACAATGGAGAGAATTTCCTCCTCAGATTCTATGACTACAGAGACTGGAAGCCTTTCTGCATTGTCTGTTATTTTTTCAAGTTTTTCTTCCGCATTCGAGGGGTCGACGGCAGATATCTCGGACGAGAATAtactttcttccttgacacAGTATCGTCAATTTGttgcttcttcaacttctttttcaattTCAGTTACTTCACTTttaccttcttcactttctaGCGTTAATCTGTCAAGTTTAAAGACATCCGTGGTACAGGAAACTGACATAGAAGGTTCTTCCCTAGGTTCCGAATCCGAAGTTTTGACTTCAGCAACTCAGACAGCGGCTGTCTATGTCAGCGAGAGTGGAAGTCCCAGTCCCAGTGCTAGTGATGTGCCTCTTACAAGTGGGGTAATGTCTTCTGAAGGTAAGGCATATTCATTTGACACCATGTAACGCATGCTTATGCCTCGCCAGCTGTTGCTTCAGGCGAAGTCGCTTCGTTCAATTCTGCGGTAGGCGGTGCCGCCACCACATCCCTTGCTGCCTCATCGTTCAGCAATGTCGAAATGCCTTCGGTCACTTCCAGCCTTGGTGAAGCTATTATCTCCTCCCTGGATATCTCTGCCAGCACTTCGGAGGCAGCCATTAGTACTGCTGCATCCTCGTCTGCTCCTTCCGATCCTTTATCGACTTCTGTTTTCGAATCAACATCCGCGACTTCAGAGATGCTTGGCTCtgttccttcatcttctgaaATCCTTCCTGTTTCCGACGGCGCGACGAGTTCCAATGTGTTTTCGACTTCAAGCCTTTTTGCACCGTTTGCAATGGAATCTAGTTCTTATGTCGAGCCGAGCGACACTTCTTTCACGTCTGGGGCCCTTGTAGGTGCCACCAGCTCGCCTGaaccttcatcttccgttTCGGCTGTGGTAGAAGACACTACCTCACAAGTTGCTAGCGAATCTATTGCTAGCATGTCTGCCCCTACAGAATCTCCTTGGTCTTCGTTACAGACATTCAGTCAAATCACTGTTCCCACTACTGTTAGCGCGGTCGCTTATGCGGGCCCAAGCTCTTCAGTTATTGAGTCTAGCAGTGTTTTGTCCAATGGTCCTGAACCCTCATTATCCGCTTCGCCTAGTGATCCTGAAGCTTCATTATCCTCTTCGCAATCTGCTGATTACGGTGGGATCATTTCTCAAGCAGTGTCAAGCTCATTCAGCGCCGAAAAGTCGATGAGCCCAAGTAGTTCGGCTCAAATGTCGATTACATACAGTGCCCCCGGGTCTATCAATCAAGCCGCAACCTCTGCTGTGGATTACTCCCTCACTGATGTGGTGCCTGTATCAACTTCTTCAGTTACAATTTCCTCGTCAAATGCCAAGCCTTCCGAGTCTGAGACTATTATTCCTGGCATGGTCAACGTAACTGCTATCACCTCCGCGCCTGCAGCTACTGGATCACAAGTCATGACATTTGATCCTGCTACgtcctcgtcttcgtcatcttctttcgacGAATGGTCTCAGTCCTCTAGCAGTGCTTATTCAGCCACTTCAAGCATTGATGAAGGCTACACTCCTACGCAGACTTGGCTTATCGTCGCTTCTAcactttcatcttcctaTCAGGCCACTAGTGCCGATACATCTCAGGCCGCTTCTCAGTCGGGTTCTGGATCCAGCAGCATTACTGCTTCGCCCTCGGTTGCTACCATACCGAGCAGTATGCCCACGTTGATCGTCCCAGGAAACTCAGTAGCCAATAACGCAAAGGCCGGGACTGGAAGTGACGACGATCCCGTCAAGGGAGATACACTGATTGCGATCTTGCTGGCGGCGGAGCAATACCCTTGGTGGTTTGTTGTGAGTACAATGCATGTGCATATGGATTTCGCTAACTAGAGTAGGTCGAATCTTCTGATGCAACCAGCCAGCTGTTCAACACTTTCCCTACCCTCATCAGCAATGCCTTGGAGATTGACTGTGAGTTTCTTGTTGTAAATATAGGGTCTAATTGACCTTTTTTGCGATATAGCTTCCGTCGTGTCCACCTATGGTCTTCAGGTGTACCAACCCGCCTCTTGGAGCGGCGATGAGACCTCCCTCCTGACCCAATACATGGCCTACATCCCGAGCGAATGTTTTGACACCCTCAATGCGTACATTCAAACCCCCTCGTCGCCTCTGTACAACCAATCCGGCATTGAGGGTCAGCTTGCCGCCCAAATCAACACGGCTTTCCCTctggctgctgctgcatctGACACTacaccatcatcttcgtcaacTTCTGAAAGCTCATCctcgagcaagaagaaacgCAATATCATAATTGGCGTTTGTGTTGGGGTAGGTGGCGCTCTCTGGATAGCCTTAGTCTGGTGGGTCTACAAACGTACCAAACGATCCAACGACAAGGCTGTCCACAAGAGGCTGTCAGAACACATGTCAATGTTCCAGGATCATCGTCCCATGTCCCAAGTTTACCGGGACAGCGTCACGGCCAACAATGGATGGGTCAACGATCGTCGTGTGTCGCGCGCGCCATCCATCGCTGCGAGTGAGATTGATGATCgcccttcatctttttaCGCTTCGCCTTTTGAGACTGATCGTTCCCTGCGTGACCAGCAACGTGGATATGATGACGAGGCGCATCGCGCGTCTCATGGTTCGAGTTCTGGCCCATCTACTGAGTCTCCCCGTAGTTACGGCCACTCCGTTTTCGGTGGTAATTGGTTTCAGAATAACAACTCATATTCCCAGAACAACGATGGTTATCAATCACCTACGAGATCGAGAATGTCTCAGAACCCATTCGAGGATATGGTGACAAGATCGTACCTGGGTACAGCAGGAGTGAATGCCCCAGTGcacaagagaagaagcgcaTTGGGTAAGCCTGTGAATAAGGCTCTTATCTCTCAGCCAAAGTTGCAAGGCAATTCACTCGAGTTTAGGGATTATGGCTCTCGCACGTAAAACGTGAGATTCCACAAGCTTTTCATGTCTTTCATCGTTTGCACCTGATGGGCGTTTGAAATGCTCGACAATGCGGATGATTTGATTTCATGGTCTTTTCATTTACATAACCAGTCTTCTATTACTACCCGATAAATGGACATACCCCTTTGATTCTTTTATCCTCCGTAGCTTTtgattcttctctttttgcGTCTTTTGGCACATTCTTATTCGATGGGGTCCTACATGGCGTCTTATCTCTTTTGACTTTCTTCGTATGTCAGGCTGACCTCCAGGCTTTTAAGGCTATTTTGTGTTTGTCTAATTTGTTTCATCCTACCTTCTGCCCATGAGCTTATACTTTATTACAGTCTCTCCAATGGGTTGATTGATGCAACTTTTTTGCTCATGTGGCGATAATAATCTTTCATGTTGCCATTTCCGTTGTCAAATTCTCGGAAATGGATGCATCCACCAAGCTGACAGTGTAAAAACATCGATGTACACAAGTGGAATTAGCTAGTGGCTCGTTGCATATTGTTAAAAACAATTATCTTTCAACTACCTGTACTTGTACAGTAATCCCCATGGCAATTGTTTGAGTCCTTTCATTGCATGTCCGTCTCTCATGGTAGGTCATTATCATTACTGGGCGCCTCAACAACTATACTCTTCCCCATTATTTCACATACCGCTCTGACTCGATTCTCGCTGACTCATACTGATCTTCAAGATATGACTTTGTCGGCATGACACGCCGATAGCGACCATCCCTCATATCCTTACTTTAACAGCTTtcctctcaacctcaatATCTTAAGGATGCAAATCATAAACCGCTGCGGCGTTCGCTCCCATAACACCcgtcatctcttccacccctTCGCCAAGCTCTGCCACACACTTTCGTAGCACAGCGTACCACTCGCCATTACTTATAGGCTGTTCGAGTTCGCCGACAGTGTGCGTATGGCTGACATGTTCGAGGTCCGAGAGGGGTAGGGCTGGAGAAGAGCCAAAAATGAGACGGTGGGTGCCAAACGTCTCTATGGCATGGGATACTATGCAAGATGAATGTGAATCAGTGTTGTACGCGGGGGGTGCAAAGTAAGCTAAAAGGAGAATGACATGACATGACATGACATACCATACATCCTCAAGACCCGCTCAAGCTCTTTCCTATCCGTCCACCACTTCTCGTTTGGCCACGTTTCAAATACCTCGGCCACGGGCGGGAGGACCTTGAGAAAGACATTGGCATGGAGCGACAGAGAAGCTAGGCGAGCCGAGTGAAGGTTGTATGATTCTGAGTGGATGAGGGCGGAGGACGGCTTGGTGAGAGGTGGGACCAGGAGACCGGCTAGTTTGGTCGATCGATAAGATTTAGTCAGGGTTGTAGAATGAAGCGGTATATCCTTTTCAGTTTTTCGGACTGGACTCACAGATCACAATTTTCCCTGGTTTTGGttttccctcctcgccATGTCCCCAGCACCCTTCAAGAGCGATAACAGCCTCATCGAGCAGATCCCAGTCCTTCTCGGTCAATGGCACTGTGGAAGGCACGATGATGTCAACGGCGCCCTTGGCGATGTTGGTCACGGATGGAGGCGTGGCAAGACCGAGGTTGAGAACGGTGGGGTGGATAGAGAAAGGTTTCACGCCGCTGGATTTGGGTGTGAGCCCGGAATGGTGGAgtgggagaaagaagggtttggagTTAGCGGTGATAACGATTACATATCTCTCATATCATGGTATCCCTTGACACAATACTCAACACCATGCGGCCCTCGAATGAGCTGGCACCTGGCATGAATATGGCGCATCTGACGAAGCGCTGACAAAGAGATAATCTGAGTGGATATACGAAAGAGAGACTCACAGGATAGCCTGTGCTGGCTCGGCGCTGATGTTCATCTTGACCTGGACGGCATTCCTCACCGGCGGCCGGGGATATTCCTCTGCGAGGCCGTGGTATATCGGGTCCGGAGTAAGTTCGGAAGAGGTGACAAAGGAGTGGGAGTCGACGATGTAGTCGGGATGTATGCGGGtgggggagagggggaggggcGCGTTGCCTGTGCCAGGAGCTGAGCGTGCTGTGGTTGGTGATGCGGGACGACGTACCAGGGGCGAGTGGCCCTTGTCCTGTGAAGAGACTTCTGGGAAGCGGGGGAGGCCTCTTGGGGGGCATGCTGGGCAGGACGGGGAACGGGAGACAAGATGACAGGAGGATAGAACAGGTGGAAAGCAGTCATATATAAACCCAAGAACGAACCCTGCATGACCCTGCTCTACCATCTTGACTCTCATTTCGTACCCTTATCCCTTGATCCTTATAAGCATAAACTACACGCTAGGCGTCAGGTTACATGTTTACATGTTACATGCACATTGGTCTCCCATCACCCATGTACACTGTAGAACAAACTCGATCTCTAAAAAGAGAATATCCCCACTATAAACAAACAACTACTAGAAACTAGAACAACTTTGTCGTGTTGGTGCCCCGGGATGGCGGTGTATTTGTACTTTATGTACGCAGTACACAGCCCCTGCTGCTGGAAGATGCGGTGTAGATGCTAGATCCGTATATCGTACGTTTTGtctcgcctcttcttctcttctcatgCTTAAATAATAGGTTATGTTTTGTTTGTGCCTTGCCCCGCTCGATCCACCAAGGGATAAGGTGTAATGTGTAAAGGTGGCTGTGGGCCTATGGACGGTGTGTATGGCGGATGCGGTTAATTATAGTTGATAACTGTGAATATTGTGACAGACAACATCATCCCTCTCACGTTTCTCTCCTGCTTTGGCCTGATAACATCATCCCTCCCTCGTACCTCGACCTGATAGCTGCTATTTCCCACCAGTAAATCGAGCCTTCTACCCTTCTTACCCGCCTGCATTAGGCTCGCAGAGCGCTAGGCCCCTAGGCTCTTTAACATCTTGAATTGTCCCACCTTTCTGCACCTCACGTCGAAAATGTGATCCATCCCATTGGCTGCTCTCTGCCTACCGGGTGTACTTCAATTATTGGCGGGGGCACCCCCTTTCCACCCTCTCTCACTAAATCATCCATTCCACTTATTGGACTTGTGGGGCTCATCAG
This genomic window from Cryptococcus deuterogattii R265 chromosome 9, complete sequence contains:
- a CDS encoding endoplasmic reticulum protein; the encoded protein is MSEDAVPIKTLLQTVFNSIFEVILLCVAGYVLARAGVTDKATQRKLNVINVSLFTPALLFSKVAYSLTPAKLKELWIIPLGFVLISGLSALVAWLLAKVFRLSRSQTAFAICASMFQNSNSLPIALIQALVTTVPGLKWGSDDSKDQMLGRALTYLVLYSTLGMMLRWSWGVKLLSNADDEVDQTQHGHGAVGHTELVQSPGHIEENGHDGRSPFFPSEDGQGSWRRDSSLGVTPTMIRDPSSSPTTPFVVPGSAHSMHPPRRQSTTGVSMRSHSVTSATRRPRHLSRTESGREFWGLPEAPRHHGIELIEEDSSDEEDEEWGNYAQPNLRLRRSPPSTKFQAYWRGFQKKAVSVGKSLNAFMTVPMYAALLSIFIAMVQPLQREMAKFKPLEQAIKSAGQCSIPVTLVVLGAFFYSPPPAHPPFSGLHLGDTPAQPSNFFERKIRAIAGLHSSDHKAYPRENRTVFVAVISRMIIVPMLMMPLLALMAKYDFFEAAADPVFVLCAVLLVSSPPALTLAQITQAASGDAFERLISKTISWSYAVLTPPLTLIYVVIGLVFGRL